AACAAGCCTACGCAGACCTCGTGGCGCTGTGTCAATTCCTGCCCGGGCCGGCAAGCAGTCAGGTCGGCTTCTCGCTCGGTCTGATGCGCGCGGGCTATCCCGGCGCGCTGGCGGCGTGGACCGGATTCACGCTGCCGTCAGCCATTGCGCTGGTGCTGTTTGCCTATGGTGCCGGTGCGCTGGTTGGACCTGTCGGCACGGGCCTGGTGCACGGGCTGAAACTTGTGGCGGTCGCAATCGTCGCGCAAGCGGTCTGGGGCATGGCGCGGACGCTATGTCCCGATCGGACGCGTGCGTCGATCGCGGTGGTCGCGGCGCTGCTCATTCTGTTCAGCACCTCGTCGATCGCCCAGATCGGCGCCATCCTGTTGGGCGGCATTGCCGGCCTTGCGCTGTGCCGGACCGGGCAGAGCAACGGGGGCGGTCACTTCGCCATGCCGGTGTCCCGCTCCATGGGGGTGGTCGCCCTGGCGGCGTTCTCGATTCTGCTGATCGGCCTGCCGGTGCTGGCGCGGCTGGCACCGGGCTCGGGCGTTGCGCTGTTCGAGGCTTTCTATCGCTCCGGCGCCTTGGTGTTCGGCGGCGGCCACGTGGTCCTGCCGCTGCTGCGCGAGGCCGTCGTCGCGCCCGGCTGGGTCAGCGACGACGCGTTCCTGACCGGCTATGGCGCCGCGCAGGCCGTGCCGGGCCCGCTCTTCACCTTCGCGGCCTATCTGGGCGCGGTGGTCAGGATCGAGCCGCATGGCGTCGGCGGCGCGATCGTCGGACTGCTCGGCATCTTCCTGCCGGGCGTCCTGATCCTGCTCGCCGCGCTGCCGTTCTGGGAGACGTTCCGGAAGCGGACCGATGCGCAGGCGATGATGCGCGGTGTCAACGCGGCGGTCGTCGGTATTCTCGGCGCGGCACTGTATCATCCGGTGTGGACGAGCACGGTTCTCGGTCCGCGCGATTTCGGTATCGCGCTGGTCGGATTCGTTCTGCTCATGGTCTGGCGCGCGCCGCCGCTTGTGGTTGTTGTCTTCAGTGCCATCGCCGGAATGGCGGCGGCGCTGTGAGGCCCCCCGGTCGACGGGTCATCTGTTCTCTTTGGCGTGCGCGCAGAGGCTAATTTCTTCAAATTTTTCAAGGCGATTTAGGCCGTCCAGTCCTTGCGCAAAAAATATTCCGCTTCCACCGTCGGGCAAATCAGTGGCACGAATCCGCCCGTCTCACCCGCTTGAGGGGCGCTTCGCGGTCGTCACGAGTGTTGGGTTGGGATGCGGTGGACGCCGATGTCACGGCTGACGAGCGTGGCAGATAGCGGACGGTGAAGTCGTGCAGGCCTGACGCCCTAGTGGCAGGTGTCTCATCAGTAAGAGCAAGCTCTCTCACTGATGACGGTGACAACAAAGCCCAGTCTCGCCGGGGAGAGCACGTATAAGCCGTAAACCATCGCGCAGGGAAAGCCGGGATTGCTCCGGTTTCACCTGTGGTCCTACCTCCCGCGTTTTTACTACGCGGGACCCATGGGTGCGATCGGCACCCGGCTTTCCCTGCGCCCTCTGCTCGGAACGAGGGTGGAAAGCAACGCAAGACTCGGACGGCTCACGTCGCGAGGAGGCGCCCGCGCACCCCCATCGCTGTTTGCCGGGAAGCCGAGGCCGTCCCGATGCCGTCTGTGTGGCCCCGCTCGCATACCCTAACGGGAGCTGCGCCCGGATGCCGCATGACGATTGCCACTATCGTCAGAGGGGCACACCATATGATTTTGAGATGCCGCAGGTGCATTCCGCCGCGGGAGGTGTCATAAATGAGACACGCTTTGGTTTGCGGAATTGTGCTGACGGCCTGACCCGGATTTCCTTGCAATCACATTCATCCCAGTGAAGGGCGTCAGCTTGTTGTTTCCTTCCATGTCATCGTCGGTCGCGGTTGGGGCCCTGGTGGGATGGATGTTGCTTCTCACCGCGAAGCACATCATCGCCGACTTCATGTTGCAGAACGCCTGGATGGCGATCGGCAAGGACCAGAAGACCGGCTGGGCGATGCCGCTGCTCGCGC
The DNA window shown above is from Bradyrhizobium sp. ISRA464 and carries:
- the chrA gene encoding chromate efflux transporter, which gives rise to MSDNQLEGTAAEVFAAFLKLGLSSFGGPIAHIGYFRHEFVERRKWLDEQAYADLVALCQFLPGPASSQVGFSLGLMRAGYPGALAAWTGFTLPSAIALVLFAYGAGALVGPVGTGLVHGLKLVAVAIVAQAVWGMARTLCPDRTRASIAVVAALLILFSTSSIAQIGAILLGGIAGLALCRTGQSNGGGHFAMPVSRSMGVVALAAFSILLIGLPVLARLAPGSGVALFEAFYRSGALVFGGGHVVLPLLREAVVAPGWVSDDAFLTGYGAAQAVPGPLFTFAAYLGAVVRIEPHGVGGAIVGLLGIFLPGVLILLAALPFWETFRKRTDAQAMMRGVNAAVVGILGAALYHPVWTSTVLGPRDFGIALVGFVLLMVWRAPPLVVVVFSAIAGMAAAL